Within the Plesiomonas shigelloides genome, the region GTTTGCCCGCTATACCCAAAGTCAGGGGGTGCAGATTGCCTATCACCATCACATGGGCACCATGATTGAAACTGAGCAGGATATCGATCTGCTGATGCAGCATACCGGTGAGGAAGTGGGATTGCTGCTGGATACCGGTCACCTGACTTTTGCTGGGGTTGATCCGGTAGCCGTGGCGGCGCGCTGGGCAAAACGCATCAACCACGTGCACTGTAAAGATGTGCGCCCAGCGGTCTTGGCCGAAGTGAAGAACAAAAAAATGAGCTTCCTCAATGCGGTACTGGCCGGTGTTTATACCGTACCGGGTGATGGTTGTGTGGACTATCCGGCGGTATTCCGTGAGCTTAAGCGGGTAAATTACCAAGGCTGGTTGGTGGTGGAAGCGGAGCAAGATCCAGCGATTGCCCATCCGCTGACTTACGCGCGCCTTGGCTATAACAATTTACATCGCTTTGCCGAGGATGCCGGCTTGCTGTAAGGGTCACCTAAGCGCTCATCGGGTTTAGGTGAGCGCGCATTGTTCTAACCGCGATTGTTCTAACCACGATTGCTGTCACCCTTATTGTGGTCACCACTCAGCCGGTATGCTCGCCATACTGGCTGTGATTGCATCTAAACCGCACTTTTTAAGTCTCAAATTTAACCGCGATATTTACATGCTAAGGTTTAAGGAGCTGAACATGCCAAGCCTGTTATCCCGTTACCAGCAGCCTGATGCCACCGGGCAAACTCAAAATATCACGCCGGCGCGGGCGGGCTGGCAGCATGTCGGATTTACTGTGTATGAATTGCAAGCGGGCCAGCAGCTGTCGTTTGCTGCCGATAGCGATGAGCGCTGTCTGGTATTACTCGGAGGGATGGCGAGGGTCACCACGCCACATGTTGAATATTCTGCAATCGGTGAGCGAGATAACCCATTTGCCTGTGAATCGGCGCAGTCTGGCGGGCAGCATAAAAAGCCCTATGCCGTATATGTAACGCAAGGCGATAGCTGCCAGATCACCGCCTTATCGCCGTTGGAGTTGGCGGTATGCCGTGCACCGGGCAAAGGCACCTATCCCTCGCGTCTGATTACACCGGTGGATATCGGCGCGGAAGCGCGAGGCCGTGGTCACAATCGGCGCTATGTGCACAATATTTTGCCTGACACCGCGCAGGCCGATAGTTTGCTGGTGGTGGAAGTGTTCACCGAAGAGGGCTGTACCAGCTCTTATCCTAGTCATAAGCATGACACCGCCAATCCACCACACGAAACTTATCTGGAAGAAACCTATTACCACCGTATCAACCCGCCACAGGGTTTTTGTTTCCAGCGCGTGTACACCGATGATCGTTCGTTGGATGAGTCGATGGCGGTGTATGACAAAGATGTGGTGATGGCGCCGCGCGGTTATCATCCGGTCGCGACGTTGGCCGGTTACGATAACTATTATCTGAATGTGATGGCTGGTCCTGTGCGCCAATGGCGTTTTACGTGGGAGCCCGAGCATGCGTGGATCAACACCGAGGCGTATGCATAACGCGCTACTGACTCTCATCCATACAGCAAGGAGGCATACCGCCTCCTTTTTTGTGTCTATGATTTTGTGTCTGCGATTTTAATCCTTGTCATTAACCTTAACTGGCCGAGGTCGGTGCGGTAGCCGATTGACCGAAAGAAAGCAGAGTATAAATGTGACATCTCGCCGTGCCTGAGTAACAAAAAACACCGTATTCCTGTTATAAATAAAAAAGCCATAAATCGGGCGGGAAAGAGTTTTTATTTTTTGTACTCGACATCTCACTTTCATGCATTAGCAGATGACGATTTATTATTCCCTCTCCATAATGAGTTTGTTCACTGAAATAGATATATTTTAGGGTGAAAATAAAATGGCTAACTCAAATCAGTCTAAAAGTTGGGTTACACTAGACCACAAAATCGCTTTCTTTATTCCTGCTGCATAATCTCTTTGCCAGATATGCGTCATGCATCTCTGCGCCTGCATACAGTCAATTATAACTATAGTGCTCCGAAAATAATTATTTCGGCGGTTAGTGATTTATTGATTGTTAATTAACACCAGATTCGTTGTGAGTCCAATTTATCTCGAGCTAGTGGCTCGGCGGGATATTATTCGCCTATAACATTAACTTTTCGTTGCGATTAAATATTCCGTTTAATTTATCAAATTAAATAAAATAAGGTCATACCATGGAAAACTTCAAACACTTACCAGAGCCTTTCCGTATTCGTGTTATTGAGCCAGTAAAACGTACTACCCGTGCCTATCGTGAAAAAGCGATTGTTGATGCAGGGATGAACCCGTTCCTGCTCGACAGTGAAGATGTGTTTATTGACCTGCTGACAGATAGCGGCACCGGTGCGATTACCCAAGACATGCAGGCGGCGATGTTACGCGGTGATGAAGCTTACAGCGGTAGCCGCAGTTACTATGCGCTGGCCAATGCAGTGAAAGATATTTTCGGGTATAAGCTGACTATTCCAACCCACCAAGGGCGCGGTGCTGAGCAGATTTATATCCCGGTATTGATTAAAAAGCGTGAAAAAGAAAAAGGGCTGGATCGCAGCAAGATGGTGGCGCTGTCTAACTACTTCTTTGATACCACGCAAGGCCACACGCAAGTGAATTGCTGTGTAGCGAAAAACGTCTACACCAAAGAAGCGTTCGACACCTCGGTGACGGCAGATTTTAAAGGTAACTTCGATCTGGAGAAACTGGAAGCGGCGATTCTGGAAGCCGGTCCAGCTAACGTCCCTTATATTGTCAGCACCATTACCTGTAACTCCGCCGGTGGTCAGCCAGTATCTATTGCTAACCTCAAAGCAGTGTATGAAATCGCGCGTAAATACGATATCCCCGTGATCATGGACTCCGCGCGCTTTGCCGAAAACGCCTACTTTATTCAGCAGCGCGAGCCGGGCTATCAAGACTGGACCATCGAAGAGATCACCCGCGAAACTTATAAGTACGCTGATGGTCTGGCGATGTCTGCCAAGAAAGATGCCATGGTACAGATGGGCGGTTTGCTGTGCTTTAAAGATGAATCCATGATGGATGTGTACACCGACTGCCGCACCCTGTGCGTGGTGCAAGAAGGCTTCCCGACCTACGGTGGTCTGGAAGGCGGCGCGATGGAGCGTCTGGCTGTGGGTCTGTACGACGGTATGCGTCAGGAGTGGTTGGCCTATCGGATCCAGCAGGTACAGTATCTGGTGGATGGTCTGGAAGCGATCGGCGTGGTCTGTCAGCAAGCCGGTGGTCACGCGGCATTCGTGGATGCAGGCAAACTGCTGCCGCACATCCCAGCCGATCAGTTCCCAGCACATGCACTGGCTTGTGAGCTGTACAAAGTGGCGGGGATCCGCGCGGTGGAAATCGGCTCTCTGCTGCTGGGTCGTGACCCTGCAACGGGCAAACAGCATCCATGC harbors:
- the iolE gene encoding myo-inosose-2 dehydratase → MTVQLGINPLTWTNDDLPSLGAETPLETCLSEGKLAGFEGFELGNKFPRQASLLGPILARHQLKLVSGWYSGELLTRSVEEEIAAVQDHLTLLRELGANVMVFCEVTDCIHGKQQVPVNQRPHFPAERWAEYGAKLTEFARYTQSQGVQIAYHHHMGTMIETEQDIDLLMQHTGEEVGLLLDTGHLTFAGVDPVAVAARWAKRINHVHCKDVRPAVLAEVKNKKMSFLNAVLAGVYTVPGDGCVDYPAVFRELKRVNYQGWLVVEAEQDPAIAHPLTYARLGYNNLHRFAEDAGLL
- the iolB gene encoding 5-deoxy-glucuronate isomerase yields the protein MPSLLSRYQQPDATGQTQNITPARAGWQHVGFTVYELQAGQQLSFAADSDERCLVLLGGMARVTTPHVEYSAIGERDNPFACESAQSGGQHKKPYAVYVTQGDSCQITALSPLELAVCRAPGKGTYPSRLITPVDIGAEARGRGHNRRYVHNILPDTAQADSLLVVEVFTEEGCTSSYPSHKHDTANPPHETYLEETYYHRINPPQGFCFQRVYTDDRSLDESMAVYDKDVVMAPRGYHPVATLAGYDNYYLNVMAGPVRQWRFTWEPEHAWINTEAYA
- the tnaC gene encoding tryptophanase leader peptide gives rise to the protein MANSNQSKSWVTLDHKIAFFIPAA
- the tnaA gene encoding tryptophanase gives rise to the protein MENFKHLPEPFRIRVIEPVKRTTRAYREKAIVDAGMNPFLLDSEDVFIDLLTDSGTGAITQDMQAAMLRGDEAYSGSRSYYALANAVKDIFGYKLTIPTHQGRGAEQIYIPVLIKKREKEKGLDRSKMVALSNYFFDTTQGHTQVNCCVAKNVYTKEAFDTSVTADFKGNFDLEKLEAAILEAGPANVPYIVSTITCNSAGGQPVSIANLKAVYEIARKYDIPVIMDSARFAENAYFIQQREPGYQDWTIEEITRETYKYADGLAMSAKKDAMVQMGGLLCFKDESMMDVYTDCRTLCVVQEGFPTYGGLEGGAMERLAVGLYDGMRQEWLAYRIQQVQYLVDGLEAIGVVCQQAGGHAAFVDAGKLLPHIPADQFPAHALACELYKVAGIRAVEIGSLLLGRDPATGKQHPCPAELLRLTIPRATYTQSHMDFIIEAFQEVKKNAHHVKGLEFTYEPAVLRHFTARLKEIAPANVKAGAELEAAL